In the genome of Amaranthus tricolor cultivar Red isolate AtriRed21 chromosome 15, ASM2621246v1, whole genome shotgun sequence, one region contains:
- the LOC130800992 gene encoding uncharacterized protein LOC130800992, translating to MSLGAHSDASWCKNFTLTMIGLAQTWFQCLPRGSVNSFDDLAARFMSQYAPFVRRPKQSIEMMKCRQRKKESLNEYIARFNTECLTITKLENSIILLAFRSRLNDERSNSRRFKEDDGWINIHNMDDVRERAERFTASENFRHIATGLRGERHEKRNHSNHNNNNHSNNRESHPGRP from the coding sequence ATGTCCCTAGGAGCTCACAGTGACGCTTCGTGGTGCAAGAATTTCACTCTGACCATGATAGGGCTGGCTCAGACTTGGTTTCAGTGCCTCCCTAGGGGTTCTGTCAATAGTTTTGATGATCTGGCAGCAAGGTTCATGAGTCAATATGCACCATTCGTGAGACGACCAAAGCAGTCCATCGAAATGATGAAATGTAGACAGAGGAAAAAAGAATCACTCAACGAGTACATTGCGCGATTCAACACCGAATGCTTAACAATCACTAAGCTTGAAAATTCCATCATTCTCCTGGCCTTTAGGtcaagattgaatgatgaaagATCTAACAGCAGGAGATTCAAAGAAGATGATGGTTGGATAAACATTCACAACATGGATGATGTAAGAGAAAGGGCTGAAAGATTCACAGCCTCAGAGAATTTTAGACATATTGCTACTGGTCTCAGAGGAGAAAGACACGAGAAAAGAAACCACAGcaaccacaacaacaacaatcatAGCAACAACAGGGAGTCCCACCCTGGTCGCCCTTAG